The genome window tctctctctctctccctcttatgctactgttactataattttttttttttttaaatcggcaTATACCGAGGTCCACCCAGTCATTTCCTACTCTGAAGACTAGACATCAGtgctccctttcttttcattttcgtgtCAGTCGGACGTCAGCCACAAGCAGCATTTAATATACATGGAATGCTCCTCGGGGTTCTATTGGAATCTTGATTTTCTAATCCCTCTTGGATGTTGAGAATTTTCGCTAGAACAAGACCCAATTTACTGGCATTTTCTGGGTCTGTggatctaactatctttctatatatatacatatatacacagacacacacgcacacacacacacacacacacacacacacacacacacacacacacacacacacacacacacacacacacacacacacacacacacacacacacacacacacacactcacacacacacacatacacacacacacacacatacacacatataaatatatatatatatatatatatatatatatatatacatgtatatataatatatatgtgtgtgtgtatatatgtatatatatgtatatttgtgtgtgtgtgtatatatatgtatatatatatatgtatattcttttgtgGTTcagataatgtgcgtgtgtgtgtgtgtttgtgtgtgtttatgtgtatgtgtgtgtgtgtatgtggttatgcTGTGTGAGCGTTTATGCAGGGCTGTGATCACCctgcacaaaaaaaataatttgctggacagattcagaaaaaaatgagTGAATTCCAGTGTGCGCTTTCATGCGGCAGAGCACATGCTAACATAGCAGCAGCTGatcatgtcttctttttttccaatgGAGAATGTGAGGAGATTGCGTGACAGTTGCGCATGAGCAGTGGCCAGCAGTTTCATTTCTTGTTTGCCGGGGACACGCGCAAAACACGCAGGGTCCCGCTGTAATGACTGCAGAAGGAATCGCTGAAAGAATtcgtaaataatatttttttagaattatagTCATATCAACGTTTCTTAACTCTGCATGGCCGTAACCATCCATGAATATATGTGACATAGTGTACGAGTCTATTTCGGCATTTTTTGTGTACTTCTACGtaaatattgtatgtgtatgtgtgtgtgtgtgtgtataagagagagagagagagagagagagagagagagagagagagagagagagagagagagagagagagagagagagagagagagagagagagagagagcgcgagagagagagagtgagagagagagagagagagagagagagagagagagagagagagagagagagagagagagagagagagagagagagagagagagagagagagagagagagagcgcgagagagagcgagtgagagagagagagagagagagcgcgcgagagagagagtgagagagagagagagaatgcgtacaTATGAcacgcgtgtgcatgtacgtgcttGCATGAATACAGTATATAATGCAAGTTTATTAACGCACGCAGAACCCCTCAGACGagctccttctccccaccccccaggcCAGCCGCCGCTCCCCGCCGCTCCCAACTGGCAGGCGCGGAAGAGTCTGTGCAGCTCGGATGACATTTCGCCGCCGCGAGAGACGCGCGGCGGGCGAGGCGCGGCGGAGGAGGCTCGGGAATTATGGGCGATTAGCGGCGGCGTCTGCGCGTGGTTCTGGCATCGGGTCTGAATGAAGGGGCGGGTGAATGAAGGTCTGTGAATGAAATGACGGGGAGAATGTGGTCATGTGAATGAAGCGAAGTTGCTCGTCTGTGAATGAAGTGACTTAGAGAATGTAGTGAAAAGTGGTATGAAGTTCTTTGAGAATGATGTCTTAAGAATGATATGAAGTGGCGAATGAAATATTGTGAGTGGAGTCAAGTAAAGACTGAAGTCCTGTGAATGAATGGCAGTGAAGAATAAAGGTATATGAATCAAGTAACTAGTGAAGTGgtcaaaaagggaaataaaactcCAGAGCTCTAGGAAGTGTGTGGATGGATTTTATGTGAATGAAAGTATTGCAATGAATGAAGTATTGTTATGAGGTACAGTACTATACTACATTGAAGTTAATGATCAATAAAAGTTTATGATCGGTCAAATGTTTGAAAATACAACGCATTCTCACATCCCTAAACTTGcactgcaaaagaaaaaaaaaaatagataaaaataaccccgcagtctctctctttccctaaacTACAAACGCATAAAAATAACCCCGCAGTCTGTGGCGGGAAAGAACGAATCTGCGACCACGAAGCGTCCGTCATTTCTTGGGTAACAGCACGAGGATGCGCGTCGGGAACCGATCCGTCTTGTGCTGGATCAGAAATCTAATAAAAGACTTGGGTAACATAATACTTCTGGTTGGGTATTATTGgtacaatgatgatactgatctCTCTGCCGCAACCCTCTTTGTGTGCGGATTGTGTTCATATGCTTGAATATTTCTTTGTTCGTCtgcctttctctgttttctaCTGGAATGCACACAGAATTATACCTTGTTTTTGAATGTtcattatggaaaaaaaacacttttgtgtgtctgtacaaaTGAACATAACATACATGAAATGGAGACAGCCACACTAaggaattaaattaaattaaattaaatcgtaacgtttctacCTTTaatcagacgaacaaataaccgaaataattcagtttcatttcttattgtggatgttttcttttcattcttatatatacacgttattttgtttgtgtttgtgcacacaaacCAGGTATGACCCAACCTGGGTATATATGTGACTCAGATCCTGTCGAGAACTTCCCATTCATCAAGATTTATTTCAAAGGCCTTCATGTTGTTGAATATAAGCCGGGCAACACTGAGGACCTGCTGAACGGGAATATAGCCTCAGCAGCAGAGACAGCATTCCTGCCTGGGGAATTTGAACTTGCCTCAACTTGAGCATATGAAATATGTTGAGCCTCCTTTCTTGGTCCTTTTACTGTCATGCAAAATGCATTGAGAATACAGGCCATCTCTGTGTTTAGAGCCACTTTAGCATTGTTCCAGACCCACTTCAACAGCCTAGCAGATGTTCATGTAGCTCAGCCAATCTGTTTGCTGATTTCGGAGAGGTCGTAGGCCAAGATACATGAACTCCTTCACCACAACCAAATggtagatgatggtgatggctggCAGTCTCTCAGAATATTTACCTTCCTTTAGTCTGATTGTCAGCCTTACCTCCTCGCGGGCTTGAAAGAAACAGTTCATAAGATTCTAGAGATTTTCTTTTGAATTATTAAAGCAGCATCTGACTCAATGCAAAGATAGATTACGTCAGTTAAAGCTCTGAAGGCTTGCTATTGCTTGGTGTTAAAGTGGGGCCAAACACTCATCTGCTTGATTCTGTTCTTCACGTCGAAGTTGATGTTGACCCATTGAAATTATTGTGTAAAGTGACTGCCTCCGCATTCAGTATATCCCTTGAAGCAGTGGCATAGAAAATACCATGTCGCTTGTGGAACATTCTGATCTGAAACCGCATTGCGACTCTGGATAGTTGTTAGTCGTTGtgatttcctttcttctcatacAGGGTGGCAGTTATCACCTTTCCTCCAGCACTGACGGAGGAATGCATGCAGGTGTTCCAGGAGTGAGCCCTTGATCCCACTCAGTCTTGGTGCTTTTCCTGTGGGGAGGTTAGCTATAGCTTTGCTAAGCCCTTCCACCTTGGGGCTTCGTCTAGCTCTTCCAAGACAGACAAGGACCCCGCCACTTCAAGTATGGTGTCCGAGATAGAACACTCGTacttgtaagtttgtgtgtgtatgcgtgtatgtgtgtgtatgcgtgcgtgcgtacttgcgtgcgtgtgtgcgtgtgtgcgtgtgtgcatttgtgcgtgtgtgcgtgtgtgcgtgtgtgcgtgcgtgcgtgcgtgcgtgtgtgtgtgtgtgtgtgtgtgtgtgtgtgtgtgtgtgtgtgtgtgtgtgtgtgtgtgtgtgtgtgtatgcgcacgcgtgtgtgtaactTGAAATTAATTTAGAATACCTAGATTAATTTGTCTCGATGTTGAAATGGGAGATGTTTTTTATTAATGCTTTGTGGCAGTTTGGGCAACAGAGATTCCATGTTCACACTAtgcttttctttgtcttgttaaGACTCCATCCAACTGCAAATTTTCACATCTCGTCCACCAAAAATAAACATTTCTAGTGttcctgttttgttttatgtgttgtaGTAGCCGGTTCCAGTCATGCACGGTGCGTGGGAAGATTGAGTATTTGTAAAATTCGGTGTTCATGTGGTATGTAAGAAACTTGTTGCTGTGTGAATTTCGTGTGTTGCGTCTATGTGTCGCTTGTAAGTATTcgtgttttttaatgtttataaggTTGTTTGTGACCTTGTACATGGTTGtcagtctgtgtgcttgtgtccgTGCCTCGAGCAGGTCCTTGTTTATCAGTTTTTATTGTGAGTTGTAATGACAGATGTACGCGCGTAATTGTGTGTAATAAACCTTTTCGAGCTTTTCAGTGTTGTCTTTGGCGTAGGGGTCCAAAACAGCCATACAGTACTCCAGTGTTGGTCGTACAAGTATGTTGTAAGCCATGTGTTTGCCTGGTATGCAgtagttacagaccttgactttgctgatgatgttgccattctatctgaatctctggaaaccctataGCGGCTCTTgaggcatttagcaatgaagcgaagaccctggggctaaaggtctcctggaccaagaccaagatccaggattgtGGGGGCTTACTAGGAGacactgtgcagtcggtacgtgcttgcggtgaaaacatcgaagttacagagagttttatataccttttttatAGTGccgttcacgactctgggctgtcagaccaggatgtcagtagacggattggcctggcagcaggcgATCGCAAACTCAGGctttacggccacttggctcgattcccgcaggatgaccctgcccactaggttgtctctgtccgagacaaccctgggtggaggaggcctgtgagacGACCTGTCgtaaggagctagagatgggccgggcccctgccagGCGGctcgccggcgttagctcccaaatgatgatgatttttcacTGTTTGAGGACGTCTGCATCGTGTTGGAGTTTGCAGTCGTCTTTAGTATCAATTACTCGAAATATGAGACTCATCAGCAATAAGTCTATAGGAGTGAGCGGTCATTAacatacagaagaaaaagaagggtacCAAGAACGTGGCCTTGCGGGACACCAGATCCAGCGAAGGACTAGTCTTGTGGTCCCGTAATACTGCAATTTGAGCGTCAGCGTTTTGTGGAGGACTTTGTCAAAGGTTTGGCAAGGTCATCTAGTACGGCAACTACTTCTTCAATGTCACATCTAGTAAACTGTTATGATGGGTTGTGATTAATTGTGTCGTACGTGAATGTTTAGACCGAAAACGTTCATATGAGCGTCAATGTGATCCACAATGTGTTTATGCATTCACTGTCGAAAAAAATTGCAAACTATCGATGTGAGAGAAGTGGGGGCGATAATCGTTAGGCTTGTGCGGTCGCCCGtcttgaaaagggggggggggggtgatatctgCACAAAGCCAATCCTCTGGTAAGATGTTTGAGGAGAGTGATTGGGTGAAGATAGACTGAAGAACTGGAATAAGGTCAGAGGGGCAGGATCTGCTTAGGCCCAGTACCTTTTTGAGTCCAATGTCACGGGTAGTTTCTGTATACCCTTACTCCATatgtcagagggggggggggggtaaggaatgtCTGGCATGTTGGGTGTATTGATGTCTTTGTGTGAAATCAGATTGGAAATGTATTAAATAATCATGTTTAGTGTCCTGGGTCAGTCACAAGAATGTCTTTGTTGTCTTTGTGACAGCCAGTATTTTGAGCTGGTCTGTAGTCTTTGCAATGTTTTGATCTCAGGAGAAGTGTATGTGTGCTTGAATGTggtttttctgtatgtgtttttCCATGGTGTGTTTAAGACTGTCCCAGTTAGAAACAAAGCGTCTTGTGTGGAGATCTGTATGGAAGTAGTCCGtgctttatttgtatatctaaacATCCATAATAGCATAGTTTATGGGGAACATGTagcatttatataatttcaatttATAAATACTTAATAACCTTTCTTGAATAATTGACTGTAGAAATAATTAGTTTCTTTAACAATGCCTCAGTCTTCTCAAATGTTTCTCTATCCTCATTTGCATTCTTTACTCCTTATATGCACTTGTAATGCATATTTCCTTACTTTACATACAATTACTCTTTCAAAATTTTCATCATGTTAGggaaataagaaattataatgatgacaaaccCGTTTTATATTCAATAATAATCTTTAATATCGCAAAATAAGTTTTTCAAACAGATAATAAATAGTAACACAAAAAACATACTGTATAACAGCTTTctcaaagagaggaaaaaaaaaaaaaaaaaaaaaaaaaaaaaaaaaaaaattgatttcatTATAAAGATtgtgcataataaaaaaaatgtaaaacaggTTCAAAATTTTCCACTACCCTTAAATTTCTTGCAGGACAACCCATGAATTTATCCTCAACAAACTGAATATGCACTTCACAGCTGAGAACACAGAAATCAATCTTTGGTAAGGTTCACAGACTAAAAAAATTTAATTGTATGTTTTACTTCACATGCAAAAGATGTGTGACAATTTACTCAATAAACTAGCACTAGGACGGTGCCTTATTTTGTTTGAAGGGATTTTACTTGGCAGGTGGAGACCTCAAGTGGTTGCCATTCTTAACCTTGGACTACAGCCATGACTCACACCAATGTATTTAGAGACCTCCTAGTCCTAATTGCAAGAGTTACCACTCCACTGTGGCAGCCCTCAAACATAagatatattcattatttgtcCAAATTACTATACAGGCTTTTGATATCAGTCATGATGCATGATACTTTTGTTCTCTCACATAGGCCTATACAAAATATTACCAAAAGGAGTGTACAGACTACAAATATGGGTGAAAAAATAGACCCCATCACAAACTCAGCTCGCTCGAGTTAAGAAATTCTAGGCATAAACATTTATGTCAATAACATGAAAACATTTGTGAAAGAGGATGATTCTATAAtgttggctaaaaaaaaaaaaaaaaaaaaaaaaaaaattatatatatatatatatatatatatatatatatatatatatatatatatatacacatatatatgacactgtAATATGTATCCTAAATTCAATTCGCTTGTGCTGAAAATACTAAACAGTGCCAGAACTTAGGTCCCCAGGATGCACAACAGAAACAGAGGGAGTGAAGGACTGGCAATCCACAAGAGTGATAGAAGGACTGGACACTTCCCCCTCTGCTACAGCACTGGAAGGGCTCAACTTTTTGGATTCAGGAGACACAGCTTCACAATGCATAACAAGCTTGTTCATAGTGCCTGAGATGTTTGACAAGAGTATTTTCTTTACCTTAGGATCTTTCATGTAGCATTTGAGTCTGTTGATGTTTGTAAAAATGGCATCTGAGGTGCTACCTTCCTTTGCCAATGAATGTTCATGCTCTGAAGAGGGAGTTTCACATTTTTCAATCTTATAATTAATTTCCTGCCtgcttattttatcatcatctgcTATGGAACTCATAGTTTCAACCTCTGAGTAATGATGATTCACATTTTCTTCAACAAAATTCTCTTCATAAACAAGAACTTGTTCACACAAGTTCTGTTTCTGGTGACTACAAATTTCTTGTTCCTGTTCAATAAATATTTCTTGTTCATAATACAACTCAGGTTCCTGTTTGAGTGACATTTCCTGTGCAATGTATATGCTATGTTCTGGTtctttactataatttttttgttcttgttctccatAAACAACCTCTTCTTGCCTACAATACACCTCTTGTTCATGCTCATAATAAATATCTTGTTCACTCTTCAGTGCACTCTGCTTCCTAAATTCCATAGAGTGTATTTTGTGAACATGACTACACAGCCCAGCCATGtcttcacaatcacacacataaagatgAGAACACAAACCTGCACATGATAAGTCTAAGCACTTCTGAAAGCAAAGATCTTCACGACAAACATCTGCAATTTTCGTAACATAGTAAAAACCTTGACAGTGATTTCTATCAGTAATTTTCCAAACTCCACTCTCCTGCGACACAATGCTGTCTGGAATTTGCATTCCCTTGGTGTGTCTGTTAGTTTTATCAATTTGCTGTCTTCTGCAGTCTATAGTGTTTACAGAGTCTCCCTGTTCCAAAGCCAGGAGTGTTAGCACAAAATTACACATTGCATTTGCACAATTCCTCTCTCTTTGACAACTTTTAAGTCTACTTTTGAAGGCCTCACCATATTCCATAGAATCAAATCCACCTTCAGGAAGTTTTCTGAAGCAACTGGCCCACTTCAGCTGTCTGTCCAAATAATGCTCACAAAAGAACTCTATAAATGCTGAGCATGTTTTACCATAACTCTCAATGAAAGTATAACACATCTGTTTAaatgtttcttcttccctttcatacAACAACATGTCCAAGATTGCAGACACCTCATACCTGGTTTTATCACAGTTTATCAGTTTTTGTAATTTCTCCTGCCAATTTCTTCTAGTGTGGCCCTGGCAAAGAAGATGTCTTGAATCCCCAAACACTGACCTAAGAGCATTTAAACCAAAGTTATTTTCATCTGTCATAATAGCATTGATCTTCAAAAGAGGACATCTCTCCAAAAGGCTCAAAAATAAACACCTCAAAGTTGCTTCATCCACATAGTTTGTGATGAAATGTGCAATGGGATGACCAGACCCACAGTCATCTGGCACTACCAAACTAAGCATGCAAATGTCCATTTCACTGAACCAATTAATTGGCACAATACTCACAATCCTCAAAACATTGTCTTTTATGACTCTCAGTTGTTCTTCTGTCTGAAGGCCTATTGTGACAAGTTCTAGTGAGTGCGGCAAGTCAGCAAGATTGGAGTTCCCACAGACAATGTTTTGTCCATCAGGCTTGTACACAATGACTGGATCCAATGGACTTTCTTTGAGCTTACTAACTAAGGACACAAGTGAACACAAGTCACTAAGTCTTGGCTGAGATTTCTGCCAGAGTTTCCTCTTAAGCTGATTGAGCTGCTTCAGCGTCACCAGGTGATCTTTCTTTGGCACTCCATCATTATTGAGAGCAAATCCCTTTTGCAGGTTCTTCTGAATTTCTTTGGGGGCGATTCCATTTGCTAACTGCTGCTTCACCATACTCAGCAATCTTCCTGACAAAGGCTGGAACTTCCTGTTTTCAAAGATGACATCATGACTGTGGGTGGATATGTATTTAACTGAGACTCTGCCGTCATTGAACTGTCTGGCCATGATGCGGGAGGGACAAGTGAGGCCAGTCTTTACTCTCCCCTTCATCCACTTCCTGTTAGTAAGTCTCCCTGCCTCACCCTTCTTACAATGGAACCTGGCTGATCCATCATGTTGGCAGGTGAAGTACCAGTACACTGCTCCCTTCAGGTATGTCTTCCCACTGGCCCTGCTGAAAAACGTGTGGGTCcggtgttcttcctcttccttccattctgtGAAATCCGAGAGTGACTGGAAATGAAACTCACTGACTTCCACCTTCATTCCTGAGTGGTGGCTCTCCAAGTGATGTATCATCTTGGTTACATGGAAAAACCTCTTCTCACAGGATGGGTGGAGGCATTTTGTTTTACTAAGGCTTCCTGTACTGCCACATGTTTTCAGATGTCTCTTCAAATTCTTGTTTGCACTATAAACACTCCCACATATTTCACACTTAAAGGTTTTTTTATCACCATGACAGATCATGTGTTTCTTAAGAGAAACCTTTTGTGAAAAGTTCTCCCCACACTGTTCACAACTATAAAGTGTTTCCCATGTATGCATTAACATGTGTTTATTGAGAGCCTCTTTATTTGTAAACTGTTTACCACACTCTGAGCACTCAAGAGCCATGGCAGCTAAATGATGGGAGGCTAAAAGGGGTCACAGATCATATTGAACAGCATAAACAGTCATTACATTTACTCCATTTATGACTATTTCATGTGGTGTAAATCTTGATGCAAAAATATGTCCATTGAAAACCTGATGTAAACTCTGCTTAATCCTTACTCTTGAGCTCCATGCAACCAGTATATCAAAACCTGTAAATATATAAGTTATTTTTAGTTGTTAAGTGATGTTTAATTGTTTaaaaaattaatatgattatacCTGAAACCTAAAAATTCAGGAAAAAATCCTAATATTTATATAGCTAGTTCATTATCCGTTCTCTTGAAGACAGACTAACAAAATAagctgatgaagaaaaagataaaaagagagagatagagagaataaatgcCAACAGTTTACCATATACTGACCTATGTTTCCAGATGTATACATGCTCCCAGAGATACCATGGAGGAAATTCAAGGACAGGAACACAGTCACTTGTTTGTTGTTTCTAGGATCCAGTGACCAAACCTGCCAAACATTAAGCTTATTATATAACAATACTGGCCATCAGAAATGGTTCTTAATGGAagccaatgaaaatgaaaatggacgaATGGATGACATAACTGTTAGTGAGGATACATCCTGTTCTGAGAAATAAATAATCTTTCATGCCCGTATTATAAATATTAGACATGATTTATAAAATTTCAAAAAGTAGCTGATAATATAACTAGAGCTATAATATAACTAGAGCCTAATCAGGCTAATGATTATCACAAGTAAtcaagatatataataaaaaaaaattaatcatataataaaaaaaaacaattgtcatTCTCAGGTCTGTGAAAAAAACTTAACAAAACATACCAAAAGtaatccaaaaagaaaaaagagaaaaaggccaAATTATCTATCTCAAAATACCCAAAATACAATGACTTGCGTTAAACACATTTCCactaaaatagacaaagaaattgTGTTCTTTCAATTTTGTGTGCACATGAAGCTTTGAATAACCCATTCTCTAAGGATTAAACACAATCATGGCAGAAATCGCTTCTAAGAcaatatacattaattatatatatactaagattATTATCTTCGAAAAATACAGAATTAATTTTGAGTGGACTTCAAGCCCTAGATTGTAATGGAAATTGCTCTTCTACATCAAAATGTAGCATTAGATATCACAGTCAGTAAATTGAGTGGACCTCTAATTAGTCATTTATGCAAAATTTTGGCTTATATACTGAAAATTAGAGGTGTGagaattttttttagaaaacattGGAATTGTATCAATTAAATGAAGGCCCATCTTTAAATCATTTGACCGATAATTAATGCAACACTGTAAACAAAATATTTCTCATTGGTATTTGTTTAGTAATGAAGGCTCCCAGAGTTGTCAAATACCCTGTCATGAAAACATGCATGGAAAGAAGATTATTACAGAGAATTTTATTAACAACTGTTAAAAA of Penaeus chinensis breed Huanghai No. 1 chromosome 37, ASM1920278v2, whole genome shotgun sequence contains these proteins:
- the LOC125045492 gene encoding uncharacterized protein LOC125045492, encoding MALECSECGKQFTNKEALNKHMLMHTWETLYSCEQCGENFSQKVSLKKHMICHGDKKTFKCEICGSVYSANKNLKRHLKTCGSTGSLSKTKCLHPSCEKRFFHVTKMIHHLESHHSGMKVEVSEFHFQSLSDFTEWKEEEEHRTHTFFSRASGKTYLKGAVYWYFTCQHDGSARFHCKKGEAGRLTNRKWMKGRVKTGLTCPSRIMARQFNDGRVSVKYISTHSHDVIFENRKFQPLSGRLLSMVKQQLANGIAPKEIQKNLQKGFALNNDGVPKKDHLVTLKQLNQLKRKLWQKSQPRLSDLCSLVSLVSKLKESPLDPVIVYKPDGQNIVCGNSNLADLPHSLELVTIGLQTEEQLRVIKDNVLRIVSIVPINWFSEMDICMLSLVVPDDCGSGHPIAHFITNYVDEATLRCLFLSLLERCPLLKINAIMTDENNFGLNALRSVFGDSRHLLCQGHTRRNWQEKLQKLINCDKTRYEVSAILDMLLYEREEETFKQMCYTFIESYGKTCSAFIEFFCEHYLDRQLKWASCFRKLPEGGFDSMEYGEAFKSRLKSCQRERNCANAMCNFVLTLLALEQGDSVNTIDCRRQQIDKTNRHTKGMQIPDSIVSQESGVWKITDRNHCQGFYYVTKIADVCREDLCFQKCLDLSCAGLCSHLYVCDCEDMAGLCSHVHKIHSMEFRKQSALKSEQDIYYEHEQEVYCRQEEVVYGEQEQKNYSKEPEHSIYIAQEMSLKQEPELYYEQEIFIEQEQEICSHQKQNLCEQVLVYEENFVEENVNHHYSEVETMSSIADDDKISRQEINYKIEKCETPSSEHEHSLAKEGSTSDAIFTNINRLKCYMKDPKVKKILLSNISGTMNKLVMHCEAVSPESKKLSPSSAVAEGEVSSPSITLVDCQSFTPSVSVVHPGDLSSGTV